The genomic stretch TCTTTTTTCGGAAACTAATCATGTCTCTGTAGAAATTGAGCAGAGAATTTTTGTCTTTTTCTTGTTTTTCAACTGAAGCAACATCAGGGCCGCTATTGTAAAGGCTCATCTCCCAGTTTGTCTGTCCTTTTTTCCATGTCTCATACCATTTGAATGGTTCTCTTATATATTCATCTGGCTTTTGCCCTTTCATGCCAATTTCTTCACCATAGTAAATAAAAGGATTGCCAGGAAGTGTCAATAATAATGCTGCAGCTAATTTCATTTTGCTATTTGACCCAATTTCGGTATAAGCTCTGTTCATATCATGGTTTGTCAAAAATGGGGCATCAACAAATTGAGGATTGACATTTTTGTAGAGATTGTATATTGAAGAGAGGTTATTTTGCAAAGTTTGAGTATTTTCATATATTACTCCTTCAATGATGTTTTGAGCAATGATAAAATTAAAGCAAGAATCAAAAATCTTTGCATATTGCGCTATTCTTTGAAGGCTGTCCCACACTTCTGCTACAAGGTACACATCTTTTTTAATACTTCGGCAGAATTTTGCATATTCTTCCCACCACACAAGAGTATCTTTTTCTCTGCTCAAAGGATAAATATGCTTTGCGGCATCAAGCCTAAATCCATCTACTCCTTTTTCTAACCAGAACTTGGCAATTTTCTTCATCTCTTCTCTCACAGCTTTATTGTCGAAATTAAGATCGGGCATCTCAGACCAAAATATAGCATTGTAGTAACTATCACCCTTCTTATACCATTGCCTTGTGCCAAGTTCTGATGGTTCATCGAGGTTTGTGTTTGGTGTTGCCCAGATATAATAGTTTCTGTACTTGCTATTTTTATTACTTGATGCCTCTATAAACCAAGGGTGTTTGCTGCTTGTGTGATTTATCATCATATCTATAATTACTTTGATACCCATCTTGTGAGCCTTTTTTATGAAGTTGACAAAATCCTCATTTGTACCATAGTCGGGATTGACTTTGTAATAGTTTGTTACATCATATCCGTGATAGCTTGGAGATTCAAATATTGGCATAAGCCAGATGGCATTTACACCTAAGGATTTGATATATGGAAGTTTTTCAGCCAAACCATTTATATCTCCTATACCATCACCATTACTATCATAAAATGACCTGACAAAAACTTCGTAGAAAATCAGACCGTCTTTTTTAGTTTGAACTGGACTTTGAGAATTAGAAAGACCTGCCAAAAATGAACTAAGTCCAATTAAGAAAACGATAGCAAATATGAGTATGTACCTTAAGATTCTCTTCATTGAAATATTCACCTTTCTCAAATAATATCGTTTGCATTATTATATACCATATGAACTTTTTTGTCTATATTGTCCAATTTGATGCGATAAATCACAAAAAAAGAGGGATAAATCCCTCTACTTGTTCTCTTCACTTTTAGGTTTATCAAGTGCAACTAATTCTTCACTGTGGTGATGGTGATGGAACTGATGATCTTTGAAGTCAGATGCTTTTTGGGTTTCATTGCTGTGGTGGTGGGCATGGCCGTGGCAACCTCTACCCATCATTGCTTTGTGCATAAAAATGTGTGCTAGCAAACATCCGCTCATTGCGAGAAGTATAAGCAGTGCCTCTTTCATCCCTAAATTTCCCCTTCCCATTTTTATTTAGCAGTTACCAAATTTCTATTTTGTAAGCTTATAAGCCCATATAAAAGAGCTCCTGCAAGCATAGCAATGGTAAATCCAAACTCCATTGAAAGCATAATTGATAAAACTGAACCCACAACTGACATTACACCATTGAGTCCCCACATCATAGGAATTGTTTTGCTTTTCTTTTTATTTTCGCTTAATATCTTTATACCTCTTGGGAACGGCATTCCCATGAAAAAGCCTTGAATCATAACCAGTATGGCTGCAATTAGTATTAGGTGCATTTGCTGTTCCATCAATTGTGACTATCATTTCATCGTTATCACCTTCTACTTTAACAACATCTGTTCGTGAAAATGCATTCCATTTGGTATATACAATCTTAGCTTTTTGGTTTGATTTTGCAATACTGCCAAGTGTTTTTGTTTTGTTTGTAATAAATCCGATGAAATTCTGTTCAATTGAGTAAACGTACTTGTTTGGTATAAAAAGCCCAACCAAGAAAACAGCTAATACTCCCATACTAAGTAATATTTTCTTTTTAAACTGGGCACTTATGATCAGCCAAGCTATGACTGAAATAATACAAATCAAAATTACAGACCGATATATTCCAAGATTGTTTAAAGAAAGTAACACAATTATGCTGCCAAATCCTGAACCTATGAGATCGGCAAAATATAGCTTGTTGCTTATTTTTCCAAACTGCTCAAATACAATAGAGAAAAAGTAACCACCTGCTACAAAAGGTAATGTGGCCAGAATTAAATAAATCAATACGTTGTTTTGAAACGGCAATACATATATAATTCCCAGTGAAAATATGTACGAGATAGATAGAAGGAATAAGGCCTTAACCAATGAATTAGTTTTTAAATTTTCACTTTTTTGACGCTGATTGTAAGCTATTATTCCACCTATGCCAAGACCAAATATAGCAAATGATGTAATTAAAAAGGTATAATGATACCAAAATAAGGCAGAATATATTCGATTTAAAATGACCTGGTATATAAACAATGAAATTGATGCTAAGCTGATGACAACTAAAATCACTTTTATTTCCTCCATTATTACAATTTTTGTATCTATTACATTCCAAACGGCAATTTATAAGGTAGCAGTCTACTAAGAATTGCTGTTAAGTCCTGAAGTTTATTTAAAAACATCACAATGCCAAGGAAAATGAGTGTAGCTCCTGCAACTGCACAGATAGCATTTTGGAATTTCTTTGCCCTTTTTATAGCATTAATCGCGTGGGGTAAATAATAACCAACAAGCAAATACGGTATTGCAAGACCTAAGGAAAATAATAACATGATTGTCATGCCTACAAAGGCACTTTTTGTGGTAGTGGTATATATCAATATGGAGTATAAAATTGGCCCGATGCAATGGGAACATACTATAGCGAAAAACAAACCTATTAAGAAAGTAGTAAAATATCTTGATGATGTCTTGATGTTATCTGCACTATATTTATTCAAAAAAGAAAAATTTAGATTTAGCAGACCAATCAGATTTAATCCCATTATTATAGTTATTGCTCCACCAATTTTGTTCATTATCGTGGTATAACCACTTAACCATCTGCCAATACTTCCTCCTAAAGCTCCTGCGATTGTAAAAACAAGTGTAAAGGCAGATACAAATATAAAGGTATTTATGAGAATAAATTTCCTCATTTTTTTGTGAAGCTCTATATCCTTCAAATCTCTAATTGATACACCTGTGATTAATGAAAAATATACACTTATCATTGGTATTATGCAGGGGGAAAAGAAAGATGCTAAGCCTGCTGCAGAAGGTAGTAAATAAGCCACTTTATAGATCCTCCTAATTTAAAAACTTCTTATCCCACCTATAAATTCTCGATTTGACACCTCCAATATTTTGTAACTCCAATTGGATATATTTGGTTTTAGGTGTAATAAGGTTTTTACCATTTATTTTTTTTGGTATTTTGATATATGCCATGACGTGATGCCCTGAACCCTCAATTCGCCATGTTGCTTTTTTAACTTTTATACCTTCACTTGTGGTAAACAATATCTTTCCGCTAAGATTGAGTGTGGATAAATCAACTTGATGATTGTCAAAAAACACCTCAAATACAAGGTAATCTTTGTCATCTTTTATAGGATTTAGATACCTCACTCCAATGGTGATTAAGCCTTCACTATTTATTATCAGAGGGTCCGGGGAATTGTTTTTGGAACTTGTACTTTGTTTCGAATCCTGTCGATAAATGGTTTTGGTCTGTGTATTACTTTGTTTCTTTTGCTGTGAGATTATAACTTGAGCATACAGCGAAGATACTACAAATGCAAAAAGTACAGCAGTCACAATTATTCTTTTTGTCTTCTTGGTCATCAAAACATTTCCCCTTTTGCATTCTGACTTAGGATAAAAGAACATTTTTAAAGAGACAGTTTTTCTCATTAAATTTAAAGTAAACCTATTTATTTACTCGGAATTATTATATAAATTATTTTATCAGAGGTGATTTAAAAGTCAATTGACTTAACAAATTCTTTACAAATTCTTTGCAGTTTATTTACACCTTCAGCTGAAGGAATATTGAACTTAAGTGTTTGTAAAGTGGTAGAATAATTTACGGAATGATTTCGGCAGCTTGAAAAGAATGGTAAGAATAGAGAAAGGAAAGGAGAAAATATATGAGAGACAAAACAGAGATAATCAGAAAAAGATATGATAGAGCTGCTAAATACTATGATGCAGTTGAAAGTATGATGGAGAAGAAATGGTTTTCACAGTGGAGGAAGTTATTATTTAGCTTTGTCAAGGGACCTAAGGTTTTAGAAGTAGGTGTTGGAACAGGCAAAAATATGCCTTACTATAATCAAGATTGGGAGATGGTTGCAATTGATTTTAGCCCAAAGATGCTGGAAAGAGCTAAAGAAAGAGCTGCAAAATTAAACTTGCAAGTAGACTTAAGACTTATGGATGTTCAGCATTTGGAATTAAGTGATAACTCTTTTGATACAGTTGTGACAGCCTGTGTATTTTGTTCAGTGCCAGATCCAATTTTAGGGTTGAAAGAGATTCGCAGGGTATTAAAAGGTGATGGAGTACTGGTAATGCTTGAACATGTTCGAAGCAAAAAAGAGCCAATAGGCAAAATAATGGATATGTTAAACCCCTTAGTTGTTGGCATTTATGGAGCTAATATAAATCGAAATACAGTGGAGAATGTTAAAAAAGCCGGGTTTGAGATAGTTGAGGAAAAGAACTTGTTATCTGACATTGTGAAACTGATTATTGCAAAACCTATAAAATAAGGTGTTTAGTTGATTTTCCAACCCCAAAAATGGAATTGATAATGTGTGCCTGGTAGTAAAAAACAGCCTGTCTGCCTTGTTTTTGCAGACAGGCTAAAAATATTTTCATTTAGTATCCCATCATACCGCTAAAACCAGCACCCATCATGTTGCCATGTCCAATGCCCATCATGCCGCCGCCATGTCCAAAACCCATCATTCCACCAAAACCGTTGTTTGACCAATCTAAAATGTTATCAATGCAGTATTGAATGTTTGCCTGAAAATGCTTCTTTAAAAACTCAGCCTGCTCTTTTGTTATTTTTCCATCTTTCAAAAGTTTGTCAATTTCAGCAGCTCTTAAATCATATAGCTTCTTTTTAAGGTCATCAACTGTTAATTTCTTTTCTTTTAAAATGTCGTTTATAGTTTGACCATTTTGTATTTTTTGGACAAGCTCATCAACCGAAAGACCCAGCGCTTTTGCAACAAGTTCCTGCATGTTTGTATGCAGCATAAACCCATATCCACAACCTGTATTTTGTTGCCATCCTGCTGCAGCATTTTTTGTCTTCTGCGTAGAACCTGGTTGAAGTCCTTTCGCAAATACAAATGTAAACGTCAGAACAAGTGCCAAGACTAAACCAATGCCTAAAATTGATTTTAGAATTTTCATTTCTATCAACCTCCATAAAGTCTTATTTGTTTTACATTTTATATGTTAAACTCTATTTGTAAGATGGGTATAAGCAAAGTGTAAAGAAATTGTAAAGAATAATTTTAAGCTTAGCAAAAAGTCCATTAAAAAAGATATAATATTTAAGGGTGAGTGAAAAATGGCAAATATCTTGGTTGTTGAAGACCAGCAGGATTTGAATCAAATAATAACAAGATTTCTTAAAAATGATGGATTCAATGTTATAAACTCATACACTGCAAAAGATGCACTAAATAAGTTAAATGATGCTGACTTGGTAATTCTTGATATTATGCTGCCTGACATGGAAGGGTATGAGGTATTGAAAGAAGCCAGCAAGAAAGGCATTCCAACAATAATTTTGACCTCAAAGTCAGAAGAGTTTGACAAACTAAAAGGTTTTGAACTTGGGGCAGAGGACTATATCACAAAACCATTTTCTATGCTTGAGCTGATTGCACGCGTAAAGGTTGTTCTGAGAAGAAACAGGAATTTTGAAGAAAGTATAAAACTTTTAGGTGGCAAGGTAGAGATTTTCCCCCAGAGGTTTAAGGTGATAGTAGATGGTGAGGATGTGAACCTCACTCATAAAGAATTTGAGCTTTTGCTTTTCTTGGCTAAAAACAAAGATTTGGTAAAGTCAAGAGATGAGATACTTGAAAAGGTTTGGGGTTTTGATTTCATTGGTGAGACCAGAACTGTGGACGTTCATATAAAACAATTGAGAGAAAAGCTAAAAGACTACAAGTTTTTAATCAAGACAGTTTGGGGTGTGGGGTATAAACTTTCAGAAGAGAAAGAATAATTGAGAGGATGTAAGAGTAAGATGAAACTTTTTACTAAAATAGCTTTAAACTTTATAGGAATAATAGTTTTTCTGGTTTTGAGCATATACATCTCAAATATGCTTTACCTTAAGTATTTTTTAGAGGATATGATTATTGATGATTTAAAAAAACTTTCCCAAGATGCGCTTGAAAACAAATTGGAAGGCGATTTGTCAGCAATGAAAATACTTATTTTACAAGGAAACACAATTGTGCTTGAAGAAGGCGGATTGGATCTTCCGTATCACATGATTATGCCTGTATTCAATTCGACAGGAGTTTATGAATTTTCTCATCCACATCTTAAAGTTGAATATATTGCATACGTGTTGAAAAGAGGAGATTTTACTTCTATTGCAATAACTACAAAACCATATTATGGATATGCATTAAATATAATATCAAAAAATTTAATTAAAATTAGCATTATTTTTATTTTAATCGGACTTTTAGTATCGCTCTTGATCTCACGACATATTTCAAAGCGTATAATAAAAATTTCAGTTGCTACGCAAAAGATTGCTAAAGGCGAGGACTTTGAACTTAAAGACAACTCAACAGATGAAGTTGGAGACCTTGCAAGGTCCATCAATAGCCTTAAAAATTCATTGAGGCTTCTTGAGAGGGTAAGGCGAGAATTTGTTGCTAATTTTGTTCATGACTTGAAAACACCTATTGCTGTTATAAAAGGCTATTGTGAGAGCACAAAATATTTGGATATTAATGATAAAGAAAAAATTAAACAGAATATGGATGGAATTGAAAAACAATGTGATTATATGCAAAACCTGATTTCCAATATGGTTGAGCTTTCAAAGATTTCAGCGGGGATAATTGAGAAAAAGATAGAAGAAGTTGATGTTAATTTAGTAATCAAGCAATCATGCGAACAGCTCAAAAAGCTTGCTGAGATTGAAGATGTTGAGATTATTATCAAAAGCTTAAATTCCCCAAAGATAAAGACTGACTTAAATTCATTTAGAAGAATAATAAACAACCTTCTGCAAAATGCAATTGAAAATACAAAGGATAAAAAAGTATATATCGAAACTGAGAGGGAGTATGTGGATATCTACAACAAGACAGACCTCAAAGAAGAGGAACTCATTTTTCTATTTGAAAGATACAAATCAAGCAGGAAAGGTTTTGGGCTGGGGCTGTCTATCGTGAAAGAACTCTGCAAGATTTTGGATATAAAACTTGAGACATTTATAGAGGATGGATATATTCATTTTAGAACGAAGTTAGAAAATACAAAATCATCTAGTTAGAAAACCCCTTTAAGCTGAAAAAAGCTATATTTTTATAGCTTAAAGGGGTAATATTTGTTTTTCACTCATACCGCAGAGCAACGATTGGATCAAGCTGTGCTGCTCTTTTTGCAGGGTAAATCCCAAAGAAGATTCCAACAGCCGACGAGAACGCAAAAGCTATTAAAATTGTCTTCAACGATACAACAGGGGTAATTTGAATAAATGGGCCTACCAAATTTGCGAGAAGATAGCCCAAAAGTGTACCTATACTGCCGCCTATAAGAGATATCAAAAGTGCCTCAATTAAAAACTGTACCAGGATGTCTCTTTGTGTTGCACCGATTGCTTTTCTGATTCCTATCTCCCTCGTTCGTTCTGTCACAGCAACAAGCATTATGTTCATAACTCCAATTCCGCCAACCACCAGAGATATTGCTGCGATTGCGCTCATTACAGTTGTAAAAATACCAAGTATCCTTTCAAATTGCTCCATGAAATTTACAAAGTTTTCTGTTTTATACTTGTCTTTGTTGTGATGTCTCAACTCTAAAAGTCTCACTACCTGAGATGTTGCCTCATCAAGCTGGTCTGAATTGTAAGTCATTACGTAAATCTGTGAGATGGTCACATCATCAAATATCTTTTGTGCGTAGGTTATTGGCATTGCAGCAATAACAGGAAACTGATCAGCTGCAGCTCCGCCCAAAGCCCTGTAGCTACTGCTGTCTATCACACCAATTATCTTTGCGGTATCAAAGGATGTGGAAGACCCCACCTTTATGGTCTGACCAACACAGTCTTCGTATCCAAATAGCTCTTTTGCCGACTCTCTATCAATCAAAACAACATTTCGACCAAGCAGGATATCTCTTTCGTTCAAAAATCTTCCGTATACAATTTTCAAGTTTGAGACATTACCGTAGTCAAAGTCTGTTGCGATAAAAAGAGCTCTTTTGGTTCTTTTTCCAGACTTGACAAGTCCAAACTTTTGGGCAACTGGAGCCGCATACTTTACAGATGAAACTCTCTTTCGTATCATCTCAACATCTTTGACTGTGAGTCTGTCACTTTCGGTTATCTCCACATCTGTTCGTGGTCTGACAGAGAAAATATTCACGCCTATTTTTTCAAATTCGCCCAAAATGGCTGTCTTACCACCTTCACCCAGAGATACAATTGTTATCACAGAAGCGATACCGATTATAATTCCCAACATGGTCAAAAATGTCCTCAGCTTATTTGAAAAAATGCTCTTTATTGCTACTTTGATAAGCTCTCTCATATACATGCTCCCATCACCTTGATATTCTTTTTAGTATGTTATCCTGTTTTTTACCGGGGCATCATCAATTATCATACCATCTCTGATTCTGATGATTCTCTTTGCATGGTTTGCAATGTCCTGTTCATGGGTTACCATTATGATGGTTGTACCGGCTTTGTTCAGTTCATGGAATATCTTCATTATTTCAATACTGGATGCAGTATCTAAGTTTCCAGTTGGCTCATCGGCAAGCAAGAAAGAAGGATTCATAACAATTGCACGGGCAATGGCAACTCTTTGCTGCTGACCACCTGAGAGCTCATTTGGTCTGTGATAAATTCTGTCTGAAAGACCAACACGCTCTAAAGCAGAAAGTGCCCTTTGTCTTCTTTCCTTGGGAGGAATTTTTGCGTATATCATTGGAAGTTCAACGTTTTCAAGGGCATTGAGTTTACTAAGCAGGTTGAATGATTGAAAAACAAAACCTATATTTTTGTTTCTAAGCGATGCAAGCTGCATGTCGTTCAATGTTGACACCTCAAGACCATCCAAAAGATAACTTCCTGAAGTGGGCTTGTCAAGAAGTCCGATGATGTTCATTAGCGTTGATTTGCCAGACCCTGAAGGACCTACAATTGCAACATATTCTCCTTTTTCTACTTTAAGAGAAATTCCTTTGAGTACTTCAAGTTCCACCTTCCCAAGACTGTACACCTTTTTTATATCCTTTAATTCAATCATACTTAGCTTCCACCTTTTTCTTTAACTTTTGTACCGTTTTGGATTGAGCTGTTGGGATTTAAAATTACTTTTTCACCAGCAGCAACACCGCTTTTAATTTCGGTTTCTAAATCAGAGGAAAGACCAACTTCTACCTTTCTTTGCTTTGCAACACCATTTTCCACAATGTATACAAAGCTTTGCCCCTTTTTGTCTGTCAAAATGGCTTCTGAAGGGACTTTTAAAACATTTTTCTTTTCGCCAAGCTTTATATCCACATCAACGTTAAAACCTGGTTTTATCGTGCCATCGTTGTTTAGAATATCCACATACACCTTTACAACGTTTTCAGCTCCTGTTTGAGTAATTACCTTTGTTGCAGCGGGACTAACCATCTTGACAGCTCCATCAAAAGTTTTTTCACCAAATCTTATTAAAGCCTTTTGTCCCTCAGAAATATTTATAGCATCATATTGATTGACATTAAGAACAATCTGAAGGTCTTCAGGGTCTTCAACTGTAACTGCAGGAAGCTGCACAGAGCTAAAAACGTTTCCTTCCCGTGCGTTTATAGCTGTCACAACTCCATTTATCTGTGATTTGATATATCGCTGCTGTTTGTCCATGTTTTGTTTTATACTTTGAAGATTTAGCTGAGCAATTTCAACCTGTTTTTCCTGAAGTTTTATCTGATCGTCAAGGCTATAACCAGGAGATGCCACTTGCATCTGCGATGATGTAAAAGTGTTCAGAGAATAACTCTGAATAGGTGCTGTGCTATTTTGCAAAGAGCTTTGGTTTTGACTTGACCATTTTTCTTTTAATTTTTTCAGAGATTCTAATTGAAGTTTTGCCATTTCAAGTTGTTTTTGCGCAATTTTGTATTGAATTGATAGATCCTGAGTTTCAAGCTCTAAAAGCTTGTCACCCTTTTTCACTTTATCTCCCACATCCACAAATACTTTTAGCACCTTTGTGGGGGTGAGGATGAAATAATCTTGTTTTGATTTTGATTCAACATCACCATTTGTTGAGAATAGCCATACAATATCTCCTTTTTCAACATTTGCAGTTTTCACCTCAACCGTGTTTAGCATCTGCTGGTTCCTCTGAGATATACCATATACGCTCAGGGCAATCAGTGCAACCACTAAAATGGTGATTAAAATACCTTTTGATGACCTTTTCATTGCTCCATTCACCAACCTTCTCAAGTTTTATGACTTTTCAATTATTTTTAGCTGCTCAAAAATTTTGGTGTAGAAATATTTATATACAAAATAATATTGTAGCATTGAAATTAATTTGTCAATAAACAAAAGCTAAATTGTTTAGATCAAAATATGATATAATGAATTTTGCTTTAACTTTTAAAAACTGCAGGAGGCAAGAAAAATGGAAAAAGTAAAAGTTGCAGTGCTTGGCTGTGGCAACATTGCGCCAGTTTACCTTAAAAATCTCAAAAGGTTTGGGATATTTGACGTTGTTGCGTGCGCAGATGTGGACGCAGATAAGGCAAAGAACATAGCTACAGAGTTTTCTATTTCGCAGGCGGTAGAACCTGACAAAGTGTATGACCTTGATGTGGATATAATTGTTAACCTCACCCCGCCTCAGCACCACTATGAAATAAACAAAAGGGTTTTGGAAAGTGGAAAGCACCTTTACAGTGAAAAGCCTCTTTGCTCAACGCTTAAGGAAGCAAAAGAAATTCTGGAGTTAGCAGAAAAGAAAAACCTTAAAGTTGGATGTGCACCTGATACATTTCTTGGTGCGAACATTCAGACAGCAAAAAAGCTAATTGAAGATGGATGGATAGGAAGACCCTTTGCTGCAAACTGTTTTATACTCTACGGTGGACCTGAAAAGTGGCATCCAAACCCTCATTTTATTTTCAAAAAATACTTAGGACCGCTTTTTGACGTCGGGCCTTATTGTTTAACAGCTCTTGCGTTTTTACTTGGATCTGTCAAAAAAGTATCTGGTATGGGCATGGTAACATACAAAGAAAGGCTTATAACTTCTGAGCCTCACAGAGGAGAAAAGATTGAGGTTGAAATGCCGACATATGTAACTGCAAACCTTCTTTTTGACACAGGTGTTATAGGAAATGTCACTGTGTCGTATGATGTGCCGGATACAAACCTGCGTGGGATAGAGATTTATGGGACAGAAGGTACGTTAATTGTTCCAGATCCAAACTTTTTTGACCATGGTAGAGTATATTTAAAAAGACACGATGATAAGGAATTTACAAAGATGCCGACCATCAATCCGTTCAATTACGACAACCTGCGCGGGCTTGGGATACTTGACATGGCACTTTCAATAAAGCTTTCAACACCTCTTAGGGCATCGGGCAGGCTTTCTTATCATGTGCTGGAAACTCTGTGGGCAATCTACACTTCGACACAAGAGGGAAGGTTTGTTGATGTTGAGAGCACAGCGCCTCGAACACCTCTTCTTGATATGGAGCTATTAAGGGAGGTTTTGTGTTTGTAAATTGTAAATTTTAATGAGGATTT from Caldicellulosiruptor kronotskyensis 2002 encodes the following:
- a CDS encoding Gfo/Idh/MocA family protein; the protein is MEKVKVAVLGCGNIAPVYLKNLKRFGIFDVVACADVDADKAKNIATEFSISQAVEPDKVYDLDVDIIVNLTPPQHHYEINKRVLESGKHLYSEKPLCSTLKEAKEILELAEKKNLKVGCAPDTFLGANIQTAKKLIEDGWIGRPFAANCFILYGGPEKWHPNPHFIFKKYLGPLFDVGPYCLTALAFLLGSVKKVSGMGMVTYKERLITSEPHRGEKIEVEMPTYVTANLLFDTGVIGNVTVSYDVPDTNLRGIEIYGTEGTLIVPDPNFFDHGRVYLKRHDDKEFTKMPTINPFNYDNLRGLGILDMALSIKLSTPLRASGRLSYHVLETLWAIYTSTQEGRFVDVESTAPRTPLLDMELLREVLCL